A window of the Ostrea edulis chromosome 1, xbOstEdul1.1, whole genome shotgun sequence genome harbors these coding sequences:
- the LOC130048275 gene encoding uncharacterized protein LOC130048275, whose translation MDVLSIKDVISSQLVILSDSHGGSKPSVETTTTSLTELTTDRTTPILDIPPDGTVSLTIIILLVSLGLFTLIGVGAFLLRHIRKLNSTEKQQFPARTDEYSTIEESQITEIPVYRSTTPVSNNYFVLEKGQGSRDNASPNTNTQPNCKQNTPSNYFTLEHNTIVNDEVSHYAEARDDVYQTVGEHNASSGVVTDDYSHFSDFNGVYNHLTR comes from the exons ATGGACGTTCTTTCGATTAAA GACGTCATCTCATCACAGCTCGTAATATTGTCAG ACTCCCACGGAGGAAGTAAACCTTCAGTTGAAACGACCACTACCTCATTGACGGAATTAACAACTGACAGAACAACACCAATCCTCGATATACCACCAGATGGCACTGTCAGTCTCACCATTATCATCCTATTGGTCTCGTTGGGCTTGTTTACTCTTATTGGCGTCGGTGCATTTTTACTCAGACATATTAG AAAACTAAATTCAACTGAAAAACAACAG TTTCCTGCAAGGACAGATGAATACTCTACAATAGAAGAATCGCAGATCACTGAAATACCTGTATACAGATCAACAACTCCCGTGAGCAACAACTATTTTGTGCTGGAGAAGGGACAGGGGTCTCGCGACAATGCATCACCAAATACAAATACTCAACCCAATTGCAAACAAAATACACCAAGCAACTACTTTACGTTGGAGCACAATACTATTGTCAATGATGAAGTTAGTCATTACGCGGAGGCACGGGATGACGTTTACCAGACAGTGGGTGAACACAACGCATCTTCCGGAGTAGTAACAGATGACTATAGTCATTTCAGTGACTTTAATGGAGTTTATAATCATTTAACACGATAG